A region from the Sorex araneus isolate mSorAra2 chromosome 6, mSorAra2.pri, whole genome shotgun sequence genome encodes:
- the MRPL21 gene encoding 39S ribosomal protein L21, mitochondrial, with the protein MAAAVGAAALPVTLARLASACGRRIPRASRPAAACLWPVSRSFSSPSRSFPPGYVPPTSLSSPPWPAVVLPDPAEETRHHAAVVQMVNELIAGGQYGRLFAVVHFAGHQWKVTSEDLILIENELEVPCGERIRLEKVLLVGADNFTLLGKPLLGRDLVRVEATIIEKTESWPKINMKFRKRKNYQRKKIIVNPQTVLRINTIEIAPRLC; encoded by the exons ATGGCGGCGGCCGTGGGCGCGGCGGCGCTGCCGGTCACCCTGGCGCGGCTGGCGTCGGCGTGCGGCCGCCGCATCCCGAGGGCGTCGCGGCCCGCAGCGG CCTGCCTGTGGCCCGTTTCCAGAAGCTTCAGCTCGCCAAGCAGGTCGTTCCCACCTGG GTACGTGCCCCCCACATCCCTGAGCTCCCCGCCCTGGCCCGCCGTGGTTCTGCCGGATCCGGCCGAGGAGACGCGCCATCACGCCG CCGTGGTGCAGATGGTGAACGAGCTCATCGCGGGCGGCCAGTACGGCCGGCTCTTCGCCGTGGTCCACTTCGCCGGCCACCAGTGGAAGGTCACGTCCGAGGACCTGATCCTGATCGAGAACGAGCTGGAGGTGCCGTGCGGGGAGCGGATCCGGCTGGAGAAG GTCCTGCTGGTCGGGGCTGACAATTTCACGCTACTCGGGAAACCACTCCTGGG GAGGGACCTGGTCCGCGTGGAAGCCACCATCATCGAAAAGACGGAGTCGTGGCCGAAAATCAACATGAAGtttaggaaaaggaaaaactacCAGAGGAAGAAGA TCATCGTGAACCCCCAGACCGTGCTCCGCATCAACACCATCGAGATCGCCCCTCGCCTGTGCTGA